CTCCTCCTGCCCACTGTTTACTAGAAAAAAAGATGCGATTAAAAAGATGGGAATCTCCCCGCCGAGAAGGGAGAAACGACAAAGGCAGAGGCGGCTCTGCAAGAAAAAGACAACTTAAAAAGCAAAGACAAATGCTGCGCCAAAAGCTCAAAGAAGCTAACCAGCAAGACAACAAAAAGAATAATCAAAATGGGGGAGATAAACCAATCTTCCCCATTTTTTTCGCTTTTCCTGCGTCAGTGGTCAGTTATAAGTTGTTTTGATTTAGTTCACTATGTTTATTTGGTAGCTTTCCTTTACAAAACTTAAGATAGTGACTATTGACAAAAACCTATTCTCTTGTTTCTGAATTTTATATTGGTTAACACCAATTCTCTCAAATCTAGTGAGCAAGACATAATCAAGTGTTTTGGTTAGCTTGACATCTTCCCACTGCTAATCAGGAGTACCTGATATAGCGGGGGATTCCAAAGATTGATTTAAAACTACTTAACTTTTCTCAAAGCAGATGTTGAGATATACCGAATCAAAAACTATTTTGCCTCTTGAGGCATCTTAGCATTTTAACCTTAGCTATAAACCTCAGAAAATAAACGGAAATCTAGGGAAATTCCTCAATTTTAATAGCAAAAACCACTGATTTTAAGTTGTTACAATTAAATTTATATTTGCAAGAACGACAATATTTAATTTGTAAATTAAAGTAAATTTATTTGCTGATAAGGGTTTTTATAATTAGAGGAAGTCAAGGTTAATTCGCCAAAAGTCATGACCAGTAATAATTGATTATCTTTGATATTTTACTTACGAAATAACTTTTAGTTAAGCTTTATTACATTTTCAACATACCGTAATTACGCGGTTGAATCTTAATATTTTCCTAAACATAATCGAATTGATCAGGAAACTGAATGAGAACAATAAGTTGCAGATAGTTGCACTATTTTGTAACGGTTGTTCACTATAGTTTATCTAGGAAAATATATGCCAAATTTACTGCGACAAGAACTGGGCGATTTTAGTAGTGTTGTTTGTTTTAAGGCAGCAATTGTAGGAATGGAAGAAGCTTTGGGAGAAAAAGCAACAGCCATTGCCTTAACCTCAGCCGGTCGTGCGCGAGGTAAAAAAATAGCTGAAGATTTAGGTTTGACGATAACGACAGATTCCTTAGAAGATATTGCCCATAAATTGGGTCAAGCTGTAGGTAAAGAAGGTACAAGATTATGCCTCATTGACAAAATTTCTATTGATGGCGAGACTGTGAAAGTTTACACCTCAGAAACAGTTTGTTCTGCGGGTGAAGCACCAAATTCAGAACGTAAATGTACCTTTACATTAGGTGCGGTGTGGGGTGCTTTGGAGTATGTCCTCGGAAAACGACTTAAGGGTGTACAAACCGAATCAGTTCTTCGTGGAGGATCTCACGACGTATTTGAGTTTACTCCTTTGTAGAAGATATTTGTCAGTCAATAGAATACGGCTTTTTAGTTGAGATTGTCTCAACACCAAATTTCAAAGTAATTAAACTAGATTGAAAGAGAATACTTAAATGGCAATTAATACAGAAAAAATTAGCAGTATTTTGCAAAACTTTGTTACTGCTACAACTGATGTTCAAGGAGCAGCGCTTGTCACACCTGATGGTCTACCTTTGGCGACAGTATTACCTGGTGGTATGGATGACGAACGGGTATCAGCAATGTCGGCTTCCATGCTTTCTTTAGGTGAGCGCATTGGTATTGAATTATCTAGAGGCAATATTAACCGTCTCTATGTTGAAGGTAATAAGGGTTATGGTATTTTGACTGGCTGCGGTCAAGATGCGGTTTTACTCGTCTTAGCTAGTGAGGCGGCTAAACAGGGGCTATTAATGCTAGAAATCAAGCGTATGCTGTCAGAATTGAAATTAGTTTTAGCATAATTAGCTGTTGAATAAAATTCAATACCAAAAGTAGTAATTTAAATTGTTGTGAAAGAAACTTTCTTCTACAACACAACTTTAAATTACTACTTAAAAACTATTAGATAAAATTAAAATTTTAATATCCATAGTCGGTTTTATTCTCTGAATAGCAAAAAATATGGAAAATATGCGCTTGATTGTAACGGGAACTGTAGGCGCTGGCAAATCCACTTTTATCCGTTCTATAAGTGAAATTGAAGTTGTAGACACGGATACCCGTGCAACTGACGAAACAGCATTACTTAAGACTAAAACTACTGTTGCGTTAGACTTTGGTAGGCTGCAATTTGGAGATGATATGGCACTGCACCTTTATGGGACACCCGGTCAATCTCGTTTTGATTTCATGTGGGACATTTTGATTCGCAAGGCTCATGCTTACATCTTATTGATAGCGGCGCATAGACCTGGAGAATTTCGTCAAGCACGTAAAATTCTCAGCTTTATGAAACAGCGAGTACAGATTCCTATGATTATTGGTATAACTCATACTGACTGTCCTGGAGCTTGGTCTGAAGAAGATGTGTTTATTGCCCTTGGCTATACAAATGAGAGTAGCCGACCTCCTATTATTAGGGTAAACGCAACGCAAAGAGAATCTGTAGCTGAGGCAGTGATTCTACTCGTACAGCAATTGATGCTAAATTGTGCATCTGAAATGTAGCTTGGAAATAAAGTATTTTGAAAATTAAGGATTAAATATTAATCCACTGTATTGTTTAATTTAGGTTAATTAAATGAAGATTATTTTTATTTATTAAATAGTGATTTAACATGAATTTGTTTACTTGTAAGGTAATCACTTATCAGCTTCAGTTTTGATCAAAAATAGAAGAATAAATATTTAAATAAATTCTCAGTTAAAACGATATCTCACTCAGTGTAACAGTTATACTAACTACAAGAAAGGGGAATTATGTCTATTACTGGTAGTTTTGAAGATTTTTCTTTACCTGAATTACTGCAATTTTTAGAACAAGGACAAAAGACAGGGTTACTTTACATCAAGTTTCATCTTGAAGAAGATAAAAATAGTGAAACACAAACTTATTACATCTGGCTACATCAAGGTCGTGTGGTGGCTGCTGCCGATCGCCTAGATAATAAAGGCTTGACTTTAATGATTGCTCAACGGGGGTGGATAAGCGAGCGCGTTATCTCTAGGGTGGTGCAAATTTCTCCTAATTCTCTAAACACACCGTTAGGGCTGTGCCTCAAGACTCAAGGATTGCTACAACCTGAACAATTGAAACAATTATTTAATAGCCAAATACTGCGCCAAATATGCCCCTTATTTGAAATCAAAAACGCTGTATTCAAATTTAATGCAACACTAACGTTACCTTCAGCAGAGATGACTGGACTGAGTATGAGTGGAACTGAAGTCATACTAATGGGTTTGCGATCGCTGCGAAACTGGAGTGCTTTAGCAGACAAACTACCAGATCCTACTTCCAGTTTGTCAAGCTTGATTGCTCAACAACCCCAGATAAAACTTGATGCTCAGGAATGGCAAGTGTGGGAATTTGTCAATGGTCATATTTCGCTAAAAAACATTGCCAATCACTTGAGAGTACCTGTAGAAACTGTGCAGCAAATTGCCTTTCGATTAATCGTGGTCGGTTTGATAGAGGAGCAATTTATACTTGAGACTTCCTCTACATTCACCGTGGAAAAATCTAGTCTGCCAGAAAAAGTAGCAAATATAGTGCCAGAGTTTTCGCAAAAGCCAACTGTTACTCAATCGTTTCTCAAAAACTTAATGGGTTTTTTACGAAGTAAGTAAGTCAAAAAAATTCAGGACTTACGCACCAAGATTGTCTGTTAAGAATAGGTGTAGGGGGCTAAGGATTTTAAACACCTACACCTTCATGCCTAAGTTCTAATATTGGCTAAGATTCTCTCCCCGTTGCCCAAGTATCGCGCCATTTAACTGTGCCTTCTTTCGCCACTACCCAACGACGAGTCATCACATTTTCCCGCAGAGGAGATTGTCCTTCACGCCATAGGGCATATTTATAGCTAATCAGTTTACCTGCGCTTTCATTGAAAGGAATCTCACCAAACCAAGTATTAGAGTTGATGTACTCCAAGGGATAAGCTTTGCTGATATCCCAGTTACCCAACTCTGGACAGTTACCAACAACAACGATGGTTTCACCCGGTTGAGTATGTACGCCATTGAGTTGGGCGCGGACGATGGTTTGTGCTTTTACCCGTTCGCCTACATGGCTGATAATAACTGCTCCCCGTTCTGGCAGTTCTAAATTGTAAATCTTACCGTCTACGACCTCAAACTTATTGCGAGTGAGTACACAGGTATGTTCGCCATCTGGTAAGTCTGTTTGTACTTCTGGGATAGTAACATCTTCACCCCGGTTGAGGGCGACAAAGCACACAGAGGAACGATAACGCCGGACGTAACAGTAAACATCAGGTGTGAGGTATTTTTGCCACTGGCTACCCATAGAGACAGCCGGGTTTAAGCGTCGCACACCAGATAGTAATCTGATAGAGCGGTAAACCTCACTATCTTTATCCCAATTTTCCATCATGGGACGGTTGTAGGGGTCGTTACCGCCGTCAGTATCGTTGTGCAGATATTGTTCTGTGCCGTAATAGATACAGGGGATACCGCGTGATGTCATAATGAGGGCGATCGCTACCTTCAACATCTCAGGATCAGGGTTGAGCGATTGGAAGCGGGGCATATCATGGTTATCGATGAAGGTAATTAACTCTGTAGCCCCACTGTATCGATTATCTTGATCAAATATTTCTTGGATGAGATGGAATCCTCCTTCTGCACCTTGGGCGAGTGCGCCGCGAATGGCTACGCACAAACCAAAATCCAGCATTGTCATACCGGAATTGTTGGCAAATTCTACAGAGCGATCATCACTAGGATGGCTGTAAATCCATTCACCAAATATAAACACATCTGGTTTGTGATTATACATGTCTCCAGTAAACTCTTGCCAGAACCAAATCGGCATATGTTTGACTGTATCTACCCGCAGTGCATCCACACCCCGGTCTAGCCATTGCTTAATTGCAGACTTGATATATTCCCGGTATTCACTATTATTTTCATTAAAAGTTGCTAGGCCGGAAAGTTCACAGTTCTGCACTTGCCAATCATCTTCCCAATTTTGCACTTCACCATAATGGTGATACCAATGATTGACATCATCATTAAAGTCAGCAATCTTTACGCCATCATCATACAATTCGCCTTTGCTACCACTGGTATCAGGACTGCTATGGTTACAAACAATATCCAGAATTAACTTCATATTCCGCTTATGTAATTCTTCAATTAAGCGGTCAAATGTTGTATTTCTTGTTTCTTGAGTGTTGTTTAAAGAAGGGTCTTCATCCTTACCAATGTAGCGAGGATTTAGCCGCTTAAAATCCTTTGTCCAGTAGCCGTGCATAGCGGCATTACCAACAAATAATTCCTCAACCTGTTCAAACAAAGGAGTTAGCCAAAGGGCCGTAACTCCCATATCTTTTAAATAGTCTAATTTCTCAATGATTCCTTGTAAGTCTCCACCCCAATACTTACCCCAATCTTCCCCTTTGGGGTCATAAAGTTCGGGATTATGGCCTTCGCTATTTTCGCGATCGCCATCAAAAAAGCGGTCTACGACAAGAAAATAAATTGTTTCTTGGCGAAATTCTATATCTCTGGTATAGAGAAATTCTAAGTCTATTTCTGTTTCGGTTGAGGGGGTTTCTACTAACGCTTGTACCTCTGCATTAGCATTGTCAACTTTGTATTGTTCTTCGGAAAATAGTGATGGCGGTGTTTGTACCATAATAAAACGCAATTTTTATGCAATATCAACTATGTATAGACGGAAGAACAAAATCTGTCTTGCCGTATTTCTCTAAACAATAAGCATTATCTAGTTAATTTTTTTTCTAGTACATCTATCTTCAGGTAAGTTGTATTCAAAATGAGTGCAAAGATAAAAGGGAGTAAGGGAGTGAGGATATGTGGTGAAGCGATATTCTTCACTTATGGACAGATATGAGGATATAAATCTAACTATTAATACTACTTCTAGCTATTAATAAATATGTCTTTTGGCGCTAGTAAATTATCTGTGATAACCACCATGATTCTATCTGGAGCATTGTTGAAATGTGTGTAATTGATGACATTTATATTTAGCGACTTTTATAAAGAAATTATTTAACAGGAGGATAATACGTGAGAATTGGCGCTCATTATTTAGGTAACGGAGAGTGTGAGTTTACTGTGTGGTCTCCCACATTAAACAGCTTGGCAGTGCAAATTCTCAAGCCAGAGAAGCAGATAATTCCGCTTAAACCTCTGACAGAGGGATATTGGCAAGTAAAGGTAAATGATGTATATCCTGGTACGCTGTATAAATATCAATTAAATGACTATGAAGCCTTTGCTGATCCCGCTTCCCAGTTTCAACCAGAAGGTGTACATGGGCCTTCTCAAGTTGTGGATCATCAATTTGATTGGACTGATACACAATGGACTGGTATTTCTTTGGAGTCGATGATTTTTTATGAACTCCATGTAGGAACATTTTCACCAGAAGGCACTTTTACGGCTATCATTCCCCGTTTACCAGAATTGAGGGAGTTAGGAATTAACGCGATTGAAATTATGCCGATCGCTCAATTTCCTGGCGATGATCATATCCAGCCTGATTTAGCTTATCGCAACTGGGGATATGATGGCGTTTACCTTTATGCAGTGCAAAATTCTTACGGCAGCCCAGCAGATTTAAAGCAATTTGTCAATGCTTGCCATGAAAATGGGATTGCTGTAGTGCTGGATGTGGTTTATAACCACTTTGGCCCGGAAGGAAATTATATGGGTCAGTTTGCACCCTATTTTACTAGAAGATATAAAACACCTTGGGGCAACGCGATGAATTTCGATGATGCTTATAGTCAAGGTGTGAGGAATTATTTTATTGAAAATGCGCTTTATTGGTTGGGAGAGTTTCATATAGATGCGTTGCGGCTGGATGCGGTGCAAGCAATTTATGATTTAGGTGCAAAGCATTTCTTATGGGAATTAGCGGAAAATGTGCATAAATTCTCGCAAGGTGGGACATGGAAACGCCATTTAATCGCGGAAAGTGACATGAATAACCCCCAAATTGTGCGTCCGCCAGAATTGGGTGGTTATGGAATTGATGCACAGTGGAGTGATGATTTTCACCACGCATTACACGCACTATTAACAGGCGATCGCTTGGGTTATTATCAAGATTTCGGTAATTGTGCGGATTTAGCTAAGGCTTACCAAGATACTTTTGTTTATGATTGGCGGTATGCTCCCCATCGTAACCGATTTCATGGCATCTCTTGCCGCGATCGCCCCTTGTCTCAGTTCTCGGTATGTATCCAAAATCACGACCAAATTGGTAATCAGATGAAGGGGGAACGCTTAGGCGAGCGAATTTCCTTTGCAGGGTTGAAATTAGCGGCTGGTGCTGTTTTGTTATCGCCTTACTTACCGTTGTTGTTTATGGGTGAAGAATATGGCGAAACTGCACCTTTTATATATTTTGTTAGTCATTCAGACCGTGATTTGATTCAGGCGGTACGTGCTGGGCGTAAGGAAGAGTTTGAGCCGTTTCACTATGCGGAAGATCCACCAGATCCTGAAGCGGCGGAGACGTTTTTGCGGTGTAAGCTGAACTGGGAATTGCGTCACCAAGGACAGCATCAGGAATTGTGGAACTGGTATCGTCAGTTAATACATTTACGCAAGACTCATCCGGCGTTGTTGAATTTTGAACGCGACAGTATTGAGGCTACTAGTGATGAGGAGAAGAAGGTTGTTGTGGTACGGCGTTGGTGTGAGTCGAGTCAGGTGATATTGGCGATGAGTTTTAATTCTGCGGCTGTGGGGGTGAGTTTACCTGTTCAGCAGGAGGCGCGGAAGTTGTTGGACTCTGGTTCTGAGGCGGCTGAGGTTTTGTCTGTTGGGGAGGAGGTTGTTTTGCAGCCTTTGAGTTTGGTTTTGTATGAGGTTTGAGAGAGGTTTTTAAACGCGGAGGTGCGCGGAGGTTAGCGCAGAGGTTCGCGGAGTTTTTTGAAGAGGGAGAAATTTCTTCCCCTTTTCCCCCTTTCCCCCTATACCCTAATATTTTATGCGGATACCAAAGGCAACTTATAGGATTCAGTTTACACCCCAGTTTGGGTTTGAGGATGCTAGAGCGATCGCATCTTATTTAGCAGATTTAGGTATTTCTGATTTATACGCTTCGCCTATTTTTAAGGCGAGAACTGGTAGTACACATGGTTATGATGTGGTTGATGGTTCGCAGTTAAATCCCCAGTTAGGTACTCGTGAAAATTTTGAGGCCTTGGTGGCTGAGGTACAATCTCTTAGTCTGGGTTGGCTACAAGATATTGTGCCGAATCACATGGCTTATAGTAGCGAAAATCCATATTTAATGGATGTGTTGGAACACGGCCCAGATTCTAGCTACACCGACTATTTTGATGTCTGTTGGAACTCACCGTTTGCTAATAGTCAAGAGCGGATTCTTGCGCCTTTGTTGGGTGATTTTTATGGTGAAGCCCTAGAAAAAGGTGATATTCAACTGCAATATGAGCAGAATGGGTTGACTGTTAATTATTACAGCCTTAAATTGCCGTTGCGATTGGAGTCTTATACTAAGTTTATTTCATATAATTTAGGTAAGCTTACACGTACATTAGGCAGAAATCATCCTGATTTTATTAAACTTCTGGGCATTCTCTACATTCTCAAAAGTGTACCTTCAGAAGTTACTGGAAAACAGCGTCAAGACCAAATCGCTTTTATTAAGGGTTTGATTTGGGAACTCTACAATAACAATGAAGATATACACGATTTCATTGAGGAGAATCTGAAAACCTTCAATGGGGAACCTGGTAATTCTGAAAGTTTCAACTTACTAGACGACTTACTTAACGACCAGTTTTATCGCCTCGCTTTTTGGAAGGTTGGCGCTGAGGAAATGAACTATCGCCGCTTCTTTACTGTTAATGAGTTGATTTCTGTTAAGGTTGAGGAGTTGCGCGTATTTAACAATACCCATAGTTTAATTTACGAGTTAGTAGAGCAAGGAATTTTTACAGGCTTAAGAATTGACCACATTGATGGACTTTATCACCCCACGCAGTATTTAGAAAGATTGCAAGAGAAGATGGGTGATGTTTATATTACTGTGGAGAAGATTCTAGAATTAACGGAAGATTTACCAGAAAATTGGCAAATACAAGGTACATCAGGATATGATTTCTTAAATTATGTCAATGGTGTATTTTGCCAAAGCGAAAATAAATCAGCGTTTGATAAGATATACCACTCATTTATCGGTTCGCGCGTTGATTATCCTTCACTTGTAAGAGAGAAAAAGCGTCTGATAATAGAAAAGAACTTAGCAGGCGATGTGGATAATTTAGCAGTTCTGTTAAAGAATATTTCCAGCAAATACCGCTATGCTAATGACTTTACACTCAATGGGTTAAAAAGAGCGATCGCAGAAGTTCTAACCTTCTTCCCCATTTACCGGACTTACATCACACCCGATGGTATTTCCGACACTGATAAAGTCTGCATTCAAACAGTAATTAACACGGCGAAAAAACAAGTACCTTTGTTACAGCATGAAATGACCTTCTTAGAAAAAGTCATGCTGTTACAATTCGATGATTCCCTTACTCAAACTGAACGGGAACAGTGGATATATTTTGTCTTGCGAATGCAGCAATACACAGGCCCCCTCATGGCTAAAGGTGTAGAAGATACTACTTTATATGTCTACAACCGTCTCATATCACTCAATGAAGTCGGCGGAAATCCCAGCCATTTTGGCATTACTATTGATCAATTCCATCACTTCAACCAACAACACCAAGCCAAATGGCCTCATACCATGAACGCCACAGCTACCCATGATACCAAGCGCGGCGAAGATGTGAGAGCGAGGTTAAATGTGTTGTCGGAAATTCCCCAGGAGTGGGAACAGCAGGTAAATAACTGGAGTGAACTTAATCAAGCACATCGTGGCTTAGTTGATCACAACGATGAATATTTCCTCTATCAAACCCTAGTAGGCGCATTTCCCTTTGCAGAACACGAACAAGCTTCTTTCGTGCAGAGAGTACAAGAATACTTAATTAAATCGATTCGAGAAGCAAAAGTACATACCGCTTGGCTGCGTCCTGATAACGAATACGAAGAAGCTTGTACTTCGTTCATTCAGAAAGTGCTTGACCCCAATATCTCCAAGCAATTTTTAGAAACCTTCCGCCCATTCCAAGAAAAAATCGCCGAATACGGGATATATAACTCCCTTTCCCAAACTTTACTAAAAATTGCTGCACCCGGTGTTCCCGACTTCTACCAAGGAACCGAACTTTGGGAATTAAGCTTAGTTGATCCTGATAACCGCCGTCCAGTAGATTTTGAATCCCGCCGTGGATATCTCAGCACCATCCAAGAACAAATCAAAACAGATATCCTTGGCTTAATTCAAGACTTACTCAACCACAAAACCGACGGTAGAATCAAACTCTTTTTAACCTACCAAGCCCTCAAAGCCAGAAACCAATACCTGTCACTATTCCAAGACGGGGAATACAAACCCTTAGAAGTCCACGGAACCCACGCCAACCATATAATAGCCTTCGCCAGAAAACAAGGAGACAAAACAGCCGTCACCATCGTTCCCCGTTTCCTCACCACCCTAGTCCCACCCGGACAATCCCCAATAGGCGAGTCAGTATGGCAAGATACACACCTCCAACTCCCCGCCAAAACCTGTTACAACCCCCTCACTCAGCAAACCCTACAAACTGACAACACCCTACCCATATCACAAGCCCTCTCTCACCTCCCAGTAGCCTTATTAATCTCTGAGTAGCTAATACAACAGGGGGAACCTCTCATTCCCCCTCCTCCTCCTTCTTTGCGTACCTCCGCGCTAACCTCCGCGTCCCTCTGCGTTAAAAAATATGACCCAGCAACTAACTAACCCCCCCATCACCGCCGTCCGCACCTACATCAAAAAAACCTGGAAAACCCTCACCCGTTCCCACGAACACCTACTAGAATCAGCCCAAGACACCAAACTCGAACACCCACCGAACACCCCCTGGCTTGTCTACATCTCCCCCCAAGAAGACTGTAATACAGTCAAGTCAGTATTAGAGCGATCGCTATCTGCAAAAGAAATGCAGCAAATAGAAATCCGCACTCTACCCAACGAAGCTTCAGCCATTGAGGAACACGGACTGTTATATCTTCCCGGCCCCTACGTCGTCCCCGGTGGACGCTTCAACGAAATGTACGGCTGGGACAGCTACTTTATCTTATTAGGACTTTTGCGAGATGAAGAATGGGAACTAGCCCAAAGTCAAGTAGAACAACTACTTTACCAAGTACAGCATTACGGTACAATCCTCAACGCTAACCGTACTTATATGCTGTCGCGATCGCAACCCCCCGTCCTCAGCCTGATGGTGCTGGCTTTATTCCAATACACCCAAGATCAAGCATGGCTTAAATCAACCTTGCCATTGCTAGAACAATTTTACTATTTTTGGGTAGTACCACCCCATCTCAACCCGAACACAGGCTTATCCCGATACTTTGCTTTAGGCGAAGGCCCAGCACCAGAAGTATTATTTTCCGAACTCGACGAGGAAGGACGCAGCCATTACGAACGAGTCAAGGAGTATTACAAAACAGTTGAGATTGATGATTATGATGTCAGCCTGTTTTATGACAAAGAAACAGACGAACTAACAGACTTATTTTATAAAGGCGATCGCACCATGCGCGAGTCTGGTTTTGATATCACCAACCGCTTTGGCCCCTTCAGCATCGATATCATCCATTATGCGCCTGTTTGCTTGAACAGCTTGCTTTATCAAATGGAACAAGACATAGCGCAAATTTACGAGATTTTAGGAAATGCAGAACTAGGACAACAATGGAGCGATCGCGCCAATCTTCGCCGTGAACGTATCAATCAATACCTTTGGGATGAAGAAAAAGGACTGTATTTAGACTATAGCTTCCACAGTAACAAACGCCGTAATTATGAATTTGCCACCACCTTCTACCCCTTGTGGACAGGATTAGCTTCCCCAGAACAAGCCCAAAGTATTGTAAAAAATCTGACATTATTTTCTGCACCAGGAGGAATTTTAACTAGTACCCACGTTACAGGGAATCAATGGGACGCGCCTTTTGGCTGGGCCCCACTAACCTTAATTGCTGTCCAAGGACTCCACCGCTACGGATATCATACCGAAGCAGAAGACATCGCTCAAAAATTCCTCAACATGGCTATTCAAGAATTTAAC
Above is a genomic segment from Nostoc sp. MS1 containing:
- the treZ gene encoding malto-oligosyltrehalose trehalohydrolase produces the protein MRIGAHYLGNGECEFTVWSPTLNSLAVQILKPEKQIIPLKPLTEGYWQVKVNDVYPGTLYKYQLNDYEAFADPASQFQPEGVHGPSQVVDHQFDWTDTQWTGISLESMIFYELHVGTFSPEGTFTAIIPRLPELRELGINAIEIMPIAQFPGDDHIQPDLAYRNWGYDGVYLYAVQNSYGSPADLKQFVNACHENGIAVVLDVVYNHFGPEGNYMGQFAPYFTRRYKTPWGNAMNFDDAYSQGVRNYFIENALYWLGEFHIDALRLDAVQAIYDLGAKHFLWELAENVHKFSQGGTWKRHLIAESDMNNPQIVRPPELGGYGIDAQWSDDFHHALHALLTGDRLGYYQDFGNCADLAKAYQDTFVYDWRYAPHRNRFHGISCRDRPLSQFSVCIQNHDQIGNQMKGERLGERISFAGLKLAAGAVLLSPYLPLLFMGEEYGETAPFIYFVSHSDRDLIQAVRAGRKEEFEPFHYAEDPPDPEAAETFLRCKLNWELRHQGQHQELWNWYRQLIHLRKTHPALLNFERDSIEATSDEEKKVVVVRRWCESSQVILAMSFNSAAVGVSLPVQQEARKLLDSGSEAAEVLSVGEEVVLQPLSLVLYEV
- a CDS encoding roadblock/LC7 domain-containing protein codes for the protein MAINTEKISSILQNFVTATTDVQGAALVTPDGLPLATVLPGGMDDERVSAMSASMLSLGERIGIELSRGNINRLYVEGNKGYGILTGCGQDAVLLVLASEAAKQGLLMLEIKRMLSELKLVLA
- a CDS encoding alpha-amylase family glycosyl hydrolase, with translation MVQTPPSLFSEEQYKVDNANAEVQALVETPSTETEIDLEFLYTRDIEFRQETIYFLVVDRFFDGDRENSEGHNPELYDPKGEDWGKYWGGDLQGIIEKLDYLKDMGVTALWLTPLFEQVEELFVGNAAMHGYWTKDFKRLNPRYIGKDEDPSLNNTQETRNTTFDRLIEELHKRNMKLILDIVCNHSSPDTSGSKGELYDDGVKIADFNDDVNHWYHHYGEVQNWEDDWQVQNCELSGLATFNENNSEYREYIKSAIKQWLDRGVDALRVDTVKHMPIWFWQEFTGDMYNHKPDVFIFGEWIYSHPSDDRSVEFANNSGMTMLDFGLCVAIRGALAQGAEGGFHLIQEIFDQDNRYSGATELITFIDNHDMPRFQSLNPDPEMLKVAIALIMTSRGIPCIYYGTEQYLHNDTDGGNDPYNRPMMENWDKDSEVYRSIRLLSGVRRLNPAVSMGSQWQKYLTPDVYCYVRRYRSSVCFVALNRGEDVTIPEVQTDLPDGEHTCVLTRNKFEVVDGKIYNLELPERGAVIISHVGERVKAQTIVRAQLNGVHTQPGETIVVVGNCPELGNWDISKAYPLEYINSNTWFGEIPFNESAGKLISYKYALWREGQSPLRENVMTRRWVVAKEGTVKWRDTWATGRES
- a CDS encoding hydrocarbon-binding protein — its product is MPNLLRQELGDFSSVVCFKAAIVGMEEALGEKATAIALTSAGRARGKKIAEDLGLTITTDSLEDIAHKLGQAVGKEGTRLCLIDKISIDGETVKVYTSETVCSAGEAPNSERKCTFTLGAVWGALEYVLGKRLKGVQTESVLRGGSHDVFEFTPL
- a CDS encoding DUF4388 domain-containing protein yields the protein MSITGSFEDFSLPELLQFLEQGQKTGLLYIKFHLEEDKNSETQTYYIWLHQGRVVAAADRLDNKGLTLMIAQRGWISERVISRVVQISPNSLNTPLGLCLKTQGLLQPEQLKQLFNSQILRQICPLFEIKNAVFKFNATLTLPSAEMTGLSMSGTEVILMGLRSLRNWSALADKLPDPTSSLSSLIAQQPQIKLDAQEWQVWEFVNGHISLKNIANHLRVPVETVQQIAFRLIVVGLIEEQFILETSSTFTVEKSSLPEKVANIVPEFSQKPTVTQSFLKNLMGFLRSK
- the treY gene encoding malto-oligosyltrehalose synthase; the protein is MRIPKATYRIQFTPQFGFEDARAIASYLADLGISDLYASPIFKARTGSTHGYDVVDGSQLNPQLGTRENFEALVAEVQSLSLGWLQDIVPNHMAYSSENPYLMDVLEHGPDSSYTDYFDVCWNSPFANSQERILAPLLGDFYGEALEKGDIQLQYEQNGLTVNYYSLKLPLRLESYTKFISYNLGKLTRTLGRNHPDFIKLLGILYILKSVPSEVTGKQRQDQIAFIKGLIWELYNNNEDIHDFIEENLKTFNGEPGNSESFNLLDDLLNDQFYRLAFWKVGAEEMNYRRFFTVNELISVKVEELRVFNNTHSLIYELVEQGIFTGLRIDHIDGLYHPTQYLERLQEKMGDVYITVEKILELTEDLPENWQIQGTSGYDFLNYVNGVFCQSENKSAFDKIYHSFIGSRVDYPSLVREKKRLIIEKNLAGDVDNLAVLLKNISSKYRYANDFTLNGLKRAIAEVLTFFPIYRTYITPDGISDTDKVCIQTVINTAKKQVPLLQHEMTFLEKVMLLQFDDSLTQTEREQWIYFVLRMQQYTGPLMAKGVEDTTLYVYNRLISLNEVGGNPSHFGITIDQFHHFNQQHQAKWPHTMNATATHDTKRGEDVRARLNVLSEIPQEWEQQVNNWSELNQAHRGLVDHNDEYFLYQTLVGAFPFAEHEQASFVQRVQEYLIKSIREAKVHTAWLRPDNEYEEACTSFIQKVLDPNISKQFLETFRPFQEKIAEYGIYNSLSQTLLKIAAPGVPDFYQGTELWELSLVDPDNRRPVDFESRRGYLSTIQEQIKTDILGLIQDLLNHKTDGRIKLFLTYQALKARNQYLSLFQDGEYKPLEVHGTHANHIIAFARKQGDKTAVTIVPRFLTTLVPPGQSPIGESVWQDTHLQLPAKTCYNPLTQQTLQTDNTLPISQALSHLPVALLISE
- a CDS encoding GTP-binding protein, with amino-acid sequence MENMRLIVTGTVGAGKSTFIRSISEIEVVDTDTRATDETALLKTKTTVALDFGRLQFGDDMALHLYGTPGQSRFDFMWDILIRKAHAYILLIAAHRPGEFRQARKILSFMKQRVQIPMIIGITHTDCPGAWSEEDVFIALGYTNESSRPPIIRVNATQRESVAEAVILLVQQLMLNCASEM